In one window of Opitutus sp. GAS368 DNA:
- a CDS encoding NAD-dependent epimerase/dehydratase family protein: protein MEGMHILVTGGAGLIGSHTIDQLLLQRPAKITIVDNLTRGRLENLSAALPTGKVDLVQGDVRDEALLGRLMPDVDLVFHLAAIRITHCAAEPRLAHDVLGTGTFNVLEAAVKAGVKKVVAASSASVYGLAQHFPTPETDNPYDNRTLYGALKVYNEGLLRSYHAMHGLDYVALRYFNVYGSRMDIHGAYTEVLIRWMDRLIAGQPPLIHGDGEQTMDFIYVEDIARANVLAMLSSATDTVLNIASGTETSLNQLAAALGQVMGNPLAPTYGPARAVNPVSRRLAATVAAREQINFTAEIPLHEGLRRLAAWWAEEKRKSV, encoded by the coding sequence ATTGAAGGAATGCATATTCTCGTGACCGGTGGGGCCGGCCTGATCGGCTCACATACGATCGACCAGCTCCTGCTCCAGCGACCAGCCAAGATCACCATCGTGGATAACCTCACCCGCGGCCGGCTCGAGAACCTCTCCGCGGCGCTGCCGACCGGGAAGGTCGATCTGGTGCAGGGCGACGTTCGGGACGAGGCGCTGCTGGGCCGGCTGATGCCAGACGTCGACCTGGTATTCCACCTGGCGGCCATCCGGATTACCCACTGCGCCGCGGAACCGCGACTCGCGCATGACGTTCTCGGCACCGGCACTTTCAACGTCTTGGAGGCCGCGGTGAAAGCGGGCGTCAAGAAGGTAGTCGCCGCCTCAAGCGCATCCGTCTATGGTCTGGCCCAGCATTTCCCGACCCCGGAAACGGACAACCCCTACGACAACCGCACCCTCTACGGGGCGCTCAAGGTCTACAACGAAGGCCTGCTCCGCAGCTATCATGCGATGCATGGGCTCGATTATGTCGCCCTGCGCTACTTCAATGTCTACGGATCACGCATGGATATCCATGGGGCCTACACGGAAGTGCTCATCCGCTGGATGGACCGACTCATCGCGGGTCAGCCCCCCCTGATCCATGGCGACGGTGAACAGACCATGGACTTCATCTACGTCGAAGACATCGCCCGGGCCAACGTCCTCGCCATGCTCTCTTCCGCCACTGATACGGTGCTCAATATTGCCAGTGGCACCGAGACCAGCCTCAACCAGCTCGCCGCTGCTCTCGGTCAGGTCATGGGCAATCCACTGGCTCCCACCTACGGACCAGCCCGCGCTGTCAACCCGGTATCGCGCCGGCTCGCCGCCACCGTCGCCGCCCGTGAGCAAATCAACTTTACCGCAGAGATTCCCCTCCATGAAGGCCTGCGACGGCTTGCCGCGTGGTGGG
- a CDS encoding DegT/DnrJ/EryC1/StrS family aminotransferase has protein sequence MNLRVPYFDLTAQTRTIRPELDVAIGRNLDRGSFCLGPDVVDFEQSFARYCDSAHAVGFNSGTSALHIALLLLNVGPGDEVITTPMSFVATCWAITYAGAKPVFVDVDDATCNLDPARIEAAITPRTKAVMPVHLYGQPFDLGAISEICARRNLALVEDAAQAHGATYAGRKVGSFGAVAGFSFYPGKNLGACGEAGALVTRDPALAARARALREHGSTVRYYHDEIGFNYRMEGIQGAVLGVKLKHLDAWTARRREIAARYTQLLTGTPLKLPRVVPRGEGVFHLYVVRHPRRDELKKFMEANGVGTALHYPLPIHLQKCYASLGYQAGDFPLAEAIGRDCLSLPIYPEMTDEQVDIAAGVISRFFQ, from the coding sequence ATGAACCTCCGCGTCCCTTATTTCGATCTCACGGCCCAGACTCGCACGATCCGCCCCGAGCTCGACGTCGCCATCGGTCGCAATCTCGACCGCGGCAGCTTCTGCCTTGGCCCGGACGTGGTCGATTTCGAGCAGAGCTTTGCCCGGTATTGCGATTCCGCGCACGCCGTCGGCTTCAATAGCGGCACTTCAGCGCTGCATATTGCGCTCTTGCTCCTCAATGTCGGGCCAGGCGATGAGGTCATTACGACGCCAATGAGCTTTGTCGCCACCTGCTGGGCCATCACCTATGCCGGGGCCAAGCCGGTGTTTGTCGACGTCGACGATGCAACTTGTAACCTCGATCCGGCTCGGATCGAAGCGGCAATTACGCCCCGCACCAAGGCGGTCATGCCGGTCCATCTGTACGGACAGCCATTCGACTTGGGTGCGATTTCGGAAATCTGTGCCCGTCGTAATCTTGCGCTGGTGGAAGATGCCGCGCAGGCGCATGGCGCCACCTATGCCGGGCGGAAGGTCGGCAGCTTCGGGGCTGTAGCCGGGTTTAGTTTTTACCCCGGAAAGAATCTCGGGGCGTGCGGCGAGGCCGGAGCTCTAGTCACCCGCGACCCCGCATTGGCCGCGCGCGCCCGCGCGCTGCGCGAACATGGGTCGACGGTGCGGTATTACCATGATGAGATCGGTTTTAATTATCGCATGGAAGGCATTCAGGGCGCGGTGCTCGGCGTAAAGCTCAAGCATCTGGACGCCTGGACTGCGCGGCGGCGCGAGATTGCCGCACGTTACACCCAACTGCTGACAGGCACGCCGCTCAAGCTGCCGCGAGTGGTGCCGCGCGGCGAAGGGGTGTTCCACCTCTATGTTGTCCGGCACCCGCGGCGCGACGAACTGAAGAAATTCATGGAGGCGAATGGCGTTGGCACTGCGTTGCACTATCCCCTCCCGATCCATCTGCAAAAATGTTACGCGAGCCTCGGCTACCAGGCTGGGGATTTCCCCTTGGCCGAGGCCATTGGCCGCGACTGCCTCAGTCTCCCCATCTATCCCGAGATGACCGATGAGCAGGTCGATATTGCAGCCGGTGTGATCAGTCGGTTTTTCCAGTGA
- a CDS encoding acyltransferase produces MKVLNEQSPSRSLVNVEAGENVRIFNFVNAYGCSIGDNTKVGSFVEIQKGAKIGRNCKISSHSFICEGVIIEDGVFVGHNVTFINDRYPRAVNADGSQQTEVDWTVSPTLVRRGASIGSSATILCGVTVGEGALVGAGSVVTRDVPPGAVVAGNPANILKKSSPR; encoded by the coding sequence ATGAAAGTTCTCAATGAGCAAAGCCCGAGCCGCAGCCTCGTAAATGTGGAGGCCGGGGAGAACGTCCGCATCTTTAATTTCGTTAATGCCTACGGATGCAGCATTGGTGACAACACCAAGGTCGGATCCTTCGTCGAGATCCAGAAAGGCGCGAAGATCGGCCGGAACTGCAAGATCTCCAGTCACTCGTTCATCTGCGAGGGGGTGATCATTGAGGATGGAGTCTTCGTGGGCCACAATGTCACCTTCATCAATGATCGCTATCCGCGCGCAGTAAATGCGGACGGCTCGCAGCAGACTGAAGTCGATTGGACCGTTTCGCCTACGCTCGTTCGGCGCGGTGCTTCCATTGGCAGCTCGGCCACGATCCTGTGCGGTGTCACCGTCGGCGAAGGTGCCTTGGTTGGCGCGGGCAGTGTCGTCACGCGTGACGTGCCGCCCGGCGCGGTTGTCGCCGGAAATCCCGCCAACATTTTAAAGAAATCTTCCCCCCGATGA
- a CDS encoding Gfo/Idh/MocA family oxidoreductase, producing MTARISLCIVGYGYWGPKLVRNFLGLKECRNIVVCDSMETRRFQAVADFPSVQVTADFASVLANPAIAAVVIATPVTTHFPLAKAALLAGKHVLVEKPLATTAEHAEELVALAARQGLSLMVDHTFVYHSVVARIKTLLDESHLGKLRYIDSTRINLGLFQHDVNVIWDLAVHDVSIVHHLVPERPVSVQAIGASHVANGLENIGFLVLRYASGLIVHSNCSWISPVKIRHMLFGGDKRMILYNDLDTEEPIKIYDSGFEARSDDERSQLLFDYRVGDIHSPKIVIAEALQSMARDFVRSIHAQRPAISNGAFGLEIVKVLAAAERSIRSNGTEIRLA from the coding sequence ATGACCGCTCGAATCTCGCTCTGTATCGTGGGCTATGGCTACTGGGGCCCGAAGCTAGTGCGCAATTTTCTCGGTCTCAAGGAATGCCGGAATATCGTGGTGTGCGATAGCATGGAAACCCGTCGCTTCCAAGCGGTAGCAGACTTTCCGAGCGTGCAGGTCACGGCAGATTTTGCCTCGGTCCTCGCCAACCCTGCCATCGCCGCCGTGGTGATCGCGACGCCCGTAACGACTCATTTTCCGCTGGCCAAAGCCGCGCTACTCGCCGGCAAACATGTGTTGGTTGAAAAGCCTCTCGCCACCACCGCAGAGCATGCAGAAGAACTTGTGGCTCTGGCCGCCCGCCAGGGGCTTTCGTTGATGGTTGATCACACGTTTGTCTACCACTCGGTCGTCGCCCGGATCAAGACGCTGCTCGACGAGAGCCATCTGGGCAAATTGCGCTATATCGATTCGACGCGCATCAATCTCGGTCTTTTCCAGCATGATGTGAACGTCATCTGGGATCTTGCGGTGCACGATGTTTCCATTGTGCATCACCTCGTGCCCGAACGACCGGTTTCGGTGCAGGCGATCGGTGCGTCGCACGTCGCCAATGGCCTGGAAAATATCGGCTTCCTCGTGTTGCGTTATGCCTCGGGTCTCATCGTGCACTCTAACTGCAGCTGGATCTCGCCGGTCAAGATTCGTCATATGTTGTTTGGCGGCGACAAACGCATGATTCTCTACAACGATCTCGATACCGAGGAGCCGATAAAAATCTACGACTCCGGATTTGAAGCCCGTTCCGACGACGAGCGCAGCCAGCTGCTGTTCGATTACCGCGTCGGCGACATCCATTCGCCCAAGATCGTTATCGCAGAGGCCTTGCAGTCGATGGCGCGTGATTTTGTCCGCTCGATTCACGCCCAGCGGCCCGCCATTTCGAACGGCGCATTTGGCCTGGAAATCGTGAAGGTGCTCGCCGCCGCCGAGCGGTCCATCCGCAGTAATGGCACGGAAATTCGTCTCGCATGA
- a CDS encoding class I SAM-dependent methyltransferase, with translation MNSVDPSSTLIPMHSQWPSPENIAGFSYSRLSHFTLFNDLPFKSYNVGDPNPTICDLKVYQDYLTYCFIRRNVRPGARILEVGGGDSRILKFFSSEYECWNADKCEGLGNGPTKFTSPHYRIVYDYVGSFNKELPDDYFDFVFSISALEHTPEDQAIRVNVLKDMNRVLKPGGFSFHCFDAILRPAGASWVNGLIPYIYANAPLLTKFVPLSEIDTDADTYVMSQHAYDANWKPITKDDYSIFGRPFSLNLSWRNS, from the coding sequence ATGAATTCTGTTGATCCATCATCCACTCTTATACCGATGCATTCCCAATGGCCCTCGCCTGAAAATATCGCCGGCTTCAGTTATTCCAGACTGAGCCACTTCACCCTTTTCAACGATCTGCCGTTCAAATCTTACAATGTCGGCGATCCCAATCCCACCATCTGCGACCTGAAGGTATACCAGGATTACCTCACTTACTGCTTCATCCGGCGCAACGTGCGGCCCGGAGCCCGGATCCTTGAGGTGGGCGGGGGCGACAGTCGCATCCTGAAATTCTTCTCAAGTGAGTATGAATGCTGGAACGCCGACAAATGCGAGGGTCTGGGCAACGGTCCGACCAAGTTCACCTCCCCACACTATCGGATAGTCTACGATTATGTGGGTTCGTTCAATAAGGAGCTTCCTGATGACTATTTTGATTTCGTCTTCTCCATTTCCGCCCTGGAGCACACGCCTGAAGATCAGGCGATCAGGGTGAATGTGCTCAAGGACATGAACCGGGTGCTCAAGCCGGGCGGTTTCTCGTTCCACTGTTTTGACGCCATCCTGCGCCCGGCCGGCGCATCCTGGGTCAACGGGTTGATCCCATACATATATGCCAATGCTCCCTTGCTAACGAAGTTTGTGCCTCTCTCCGAAATCGATACCGACGCCGACACCTATGTCATGTCGCAGCACGCCTATGATGCAAATTGGAAGCCGATTACCAAGGACGACTATTCCATCTTCGGTCGACCCTTTTCGTTAAACCTGAGCTGGCGCAACAGCTAG
- a CDS encoding class I SAM-dependent methyltransferase, translating to MNINAASPRYPQIKADVDRVEGFLADTSIAVWDSLLEYQKTRYITGHLGEIGVYKGKSATILAHHQCSGEELWLVDFSNFIDEAKINLASITPNEIRYIKQKSVELFRSPDLATHRRTFRWFHIDGEHTGQAVATDLAIAHELLADDGIICIDDFLNPAYPQISAATFAFLQAHRFELTLFACGYNKGYMVRPTYARHYLQMIRDTLAKELRARGLDNFTLWKTSPGADFDCWGIHFRYGDRDYRGLDSNPNEFC from the coding sequence ATGAATATTAATGCCGCCAGTCCGCGTTACCCCCAAATCAAAGCCGATGTTGACAGGGTTGAAGGTTTTCTGGCCGACACCAGTATCGCCGTCTGGGACTCCCTGTTGGAATATCAAAAGACCCGCTATATTACCGGTCACTTGGGAGAAATTGGCGTCTACAAAGGCAAGTCGGCCACGATATTGGCCCACCACCAGTGCTCGGGTGAGGAGCTCTGGCTGGTTGATTTCTCCAATTTCATTGATGAAGCCAAGATCAACCTCGCATCGATCACGCCGAACGAGATTCGCTACATTAAACAAAAATCCGTCGAGTTGTTTCGCAGCCCCGATTTGGCGACCCACCGACGCACATTCCGTTGGTTTCACATCGACGGGGAACACACTGGGCAGGCTGTCGCCACCGATCTCGCCATCGCCCACGAGCTGCTCGCGGATGATGGCATCATCTGCATCGATGATTTCCTCAATCCCGCCTATCCTCAGATCTCAGCGGCCACTTTCGCCTTTCTGCAAGCCCACAGGTTTGAACTTACTCTCTTTGCCTGCGGCTACAACAAGGGTTATATGGTCCGTCCGACTTATGCCCGGCATTATCTCCAGATGATCCGTGATACCTTGGCGAAGGAGCTACGGGCGCGTGGGCTGGATAACTTTACCCTCTGGAAAACATCACCGGGCGCGGATTTTGACTGCTGGGGAATCCACTTCCGCTACGGCGACCGGGATTACCGCGGCTTGGATTCCAATCCCAATGAATTCTGTTGA
- a CDS encoding glycosyltransferase family A protein, translating into MPGLKTPVLFLVFNRPTETARVFAAIREQRPHRLYVAADGARPDRPGEFKLVQETRAILSQVDWPCELKTLFRDSNLGCGLAVSGAISWFFEQVEEGIILEDDCLPHPDFFPYCETLLERYRHEPRIATIAGTHFLPATLPHEHSHYVSKYFQMWGWATWRRTWELYDFDLSKLSPEGCSELLPAIHPISVECKYWIQIYNALKAGAIDTWDFQMFFSSWRTGANHIMSGRNLISNIGYGPEATHTNFASSMAELPTQPLTVGPESVALTPDPIVDNLIFYLRFMESLTHTYWLEQVISPDQQLGAVRNELAKRNRLFRQLELELNEKRRQLLSATQALVQQHATSNQMS; encoded by the coding sequence ATGCCCGGCCTTAAGACCCCTGTTCTCTTCCTCGTTTTCAACCGGCCCACTGAGACCGCCCGGGTGTTCGCGGCCATCCGGGAACAGCGACCGCACAGGTTATATGTGGCCGCGGACGGGGCCCGGCCTGACCGACCAGGAGAGTTTAAGCTGGTGCAGGAAACTCGGGCTATCCTGTCCCAAGTGGATTGGCCCTGTGAATTGAAGACTCTGTTCCGCGACTCCAATCTGGGCTGCGGCCTAGCGGTCAGCGGCGCGATTTCATGGTTCTTCGAACAGGTCGAGGAAGGAATCATCCTGGAGGACGATTGCCTCCCCCATCCGGACTTCTTCCCCTACTGCGAGACCCTGCTCGAACGGTATCGCCATGAACCCCGGATCGCAACGATCGCCGGCACCCACTTTCTCCCCGCGACGCTGCCGCATGAGCACAGCCATTATGTCTCAAAATATTTCCAGATGTGGGGCTGGGCGACCTGGCGGCGCACTTGGGAGCTTTATGATTTCGATCTGAGCAAGCTCAGCCCCGAAGGCTGCAGCGAGCTGTTGCCAGCAATCCATCCGATTTCCGTCGAGTGCAAATACTGGATCCAGATTTACAACGCCCTCAAAGCCGGCGCAATCGATACGTGGGATTTCCAGATGTTTTTCAGTTCCTGGCGCACCGGGGCCAACCACATCATGTCTGGGCGCAATCTGATATCAAATATTGGTTATGGCCCAGAGGCGACCCATACCAACTTCGCCAGCTCAATGGCGGAACTCCCCACTCAACCTCTCACTGTGGGTCCTGAATCCGTAGCTCTGACGCCCGACCCCATCGTGGATAACCTCATTTTCTATCTACGTTTCATGGAATCGCTGACCCACACTTACTGGTTGGAGCAGGTGATTTCACCGGACCAACAATTGGGCGCCGTGCGCAATGAGTTGGCGAAGCGGAACCGCCTCTTCCGTCAGCTCGAGCTCGAGTTAAACGAAAAACGCCGCCAGTTGCTCTCCGCCACCCAAGCCCTGGTCCAACAGCACGCCACTAGCAACCAGATGTCTTGA
- a CDS encoding glycosyltransferase encodes MTPTVSVCIVTYQHAAFIKQAIEGALAQRADFPFEVLIGEDGSTDGTREICLEYARRQPNRIRVSLRDRTEVLSGGSPAYIARNFLMTLREAHGDFIALCEGDDYWTDPTKLQRQVDYLRANPDCVGCFHDAKLVDAKGQTLLESYFQSEQEEFTQRDALESLLSREPTCSLVFRRTALAEPLPEWFVSLPCDLYLDILLTNHGSLGFVRRNMGAYRKHVGGIWSGQREAPQLIELIIRYKALLAVTAFEKYKGLLLQKIAEFQAALFTRKDAAAEIGRLEKIVQEQTQAGKSTEVECARLTVEAKDAQKHIDDLLLQLKNLAATSIEQANHIAILEKERDRLDALSTTRAQDCEHYLKTIGEQTAYIKALEAQRALTTRK; translated from the coding sequence ATGACCCCCACCGTAAGTGTTTGCATCGTTACCTACCAGCACGCCGCATTCATCAAGCAGGCCATCGAGGGCGCATTGGCTCAAAGGGCGGATTTCCCCTTTGAAGTACTTATCGGAGAAGATGGCTCGACTGATGGCACCCGCGAAATCTGTCTTGAATACGCCCGGCGTCAGCCCAACCGGATCCGGGTTTCCTTGCGCGACCGGACCGAAGTCTTATCCGGCGGCAGCCCGGCATATATCGCGCGCAACTTCCTCATGACTCTGCGCGAGGCCCACGGCGATTTCATCGCCCTCTGCGAGGGCGATGACTATTGGACCGATCCAACCAAACTTCAGCGACAGGTCGACTACCTCCGTGCCAATCCTGACTGCGTTGGTTGCTTCCATGACGCCAAGCTCGTGGATGCAAAGGGACAAACTTTGCTCGAAAGCTATTTCCAGTCAGAACAAGAAGAATTCACACAACGCGATGCACTGGAATCTTTGCTCAGCCGTGAACCGACTTGTTCACTTGTTTTCCGCCGCACGGCCCTTGCCGAGCCCTTGCCTGAATGGTTTGTGAGCCTGCCCTGCGATCTCTACCTTGACATCCTCCTGACCAACCACGGTTCCCTCGGTTTCGTCCGGCGCAACATGGGCGCGTATCGGAAACATGTCGGTGGCATCTGGAGCGGGCAGAGGGAGGCCCCCCAGCTTATTGAGCTCATCATTCGCTATAAAGCGCTTCTGGCCGTCACTGCTTTCGAGAAGTATAAGGGTTTACTCCTTCAAAAAATCGCTGAATTCCAAGCCGCACTCTTTACCCGCAAAGACGCGGCGGCGGAGATCGGGCGTCTCGAGAAGATCGTCCAAGAGCAAACTCAAGCCGGCAAGTCCACGGAGGTGGAGTGCGCCAGGCTCACCGTCGAAGCCAAGGACGCACAGAAGCACATCGACGACTTGCTGCTTCAACTCAAGAACCTGGCCGCCACCTCAATCGAGCAGGCCAACCATATTGCCATCTTGGAAAAGGAACGCGACCGGCTTGACGCCCTATCGACCACCCGGGCCCAGGACTGTGAGCATTACCTAAAGACCATCGGCGAACAGACGGCCTACATCAAGGCCCTGGAAGCTCAGCGTGCGTTGACTACCCGGAAGTGA
- a CDS encoding DegT/DnrJ/EryC1/StrS family aminotransferase produces MNETLGGGIMVTRSMLPPLEEYVDYLKLIWQSHHLTNSGPLSLELEKRLKEFLGCDELSFVSNGTIALQLALKALDVRGEVITSPFSYVATTSAILWENCSPVFVDVRPQDLTIDPKQIAAAITPRTSAILATHVYGFPCELEAIARLARQYKLKVIYDAAHTFGCRVDGRHLATYGDISCLSFHATKVFHTAEGGAVVINGDPPVAERVRLMRSFGHSSDDHRCVGINGKNSELHAAMGLCNLPRVPAALAMRQRLHAHYVQLLAGSAVKVLHSAHPNLDYNYAYFPVLLPDGAAVARTLAILAAKNIHPRRYFFPSINQIPYIQGGACPVSERAAQSVLCLPLSDLVSAEVQETVATAILQATRY; encoded by the coding sequence ATGAACGAGACCCTTGGCGGTGGAATTATGGTAACCCGCAGCATGCTACCGCCGTTAGAGGAGTATGTAGACTACCTGAAGCTGATTTGGCAGAGTCACCATCTAACCAACAGTGGCCCCCTTTCTCTTGAACTTGAAAAGCGGCTTAAGGAATTTCTGGGCTGCGATGAACTTTCGTTCGTAAGCAATGGAACCATTGCGCTCCAACTTGCCCTAAAAGCCCTCGACGTTCGCGGCGAGGTTATCACCAGCCCGTTCAGTTATGTAGCGACGACCAGCGCCATATTGTGGGAAAATTGTTCGCCCGTCTTCGTCGATGTCCGACCCCAAGACCTCACCATCGATCCCAAGCAAATTGCCGCCGCGATCACTCCGCGTACCTCGGCTATCCTGGCGACCCATGTCTACGGCTTCCCTTGCGAGCTGGAGGCGATCGCCAGGCTCGCCCGCCAGTACAAACTAAAGGTGATTTACGATGCGGCGCACACTTTCGGCTGTCGCGTGGATGGCCGCCACCTTGCGACGTACGGTGACATCAGCTGCCTGAGTTTCCACGCGACCAAAGTCTTCCACACTGCTGAGGGCGGAGCCGTGGTGATCAATGGCGATCCCCCGGTGGCCGAGCGCGTCCGGTTGATGCGCAGCTTCGGCCACAGTTCCGACGACCACCGTTGCGTGGGCATCAATGGAAAGAACTCTGAACTTCACGCCGCTATGGGCCTGTGCAATCTGCCGCGGGTACCCGCGGCCCTGGCCATGCGCCAGCGACTTCACGCCCACTATGTTCAACTGCTCGCCGGGTCGGCCGTTAAGGTCCTGCATTCGGCCCATCCGAACCTGGATTATAATTACGCCTATTTTCCAGTTTTGCTGCCAGACGGAGCCGCCGTGGCCCGAACCCTTGCCATCCTTGCCGCGAAGAACATTCACCCACGCAGGTATTTTTTTCCTTCAATCAACCAGATACCGTACATCCAGGGTGGAGCCTGTCCCGTCTCGGAGAGGGCCGCCCAGTCGGTTTTGTGCCTGCCCCTTTCAGACCTGGTTAGCGCGGAGGTCCAGGAAACCGTCGCGACCGCAATTCTCCAGGCGACCCGATACTGA
- a CDS encoding WbqC family protein: MQPYILPYIGYFQLISSVDVFVLYDEVKYTKKGWINRNRFLLNGKAEVFTVPLVKGSDSATINEKRIVPDYDGQSVLRQLEAAYSRAPHFKEGFSLAKKCLAQDEKNLFRYLNESIRAVCDYLNIATKIVISSEVESHPAKHGQDRVISLCKDLKATTYINSMGGEELYSGPEFRKNGIDLVFLSPNIATYSQFQEPFAPRLSIIDVLMFLSRETVANEVKKHELISSKDDDNRDG; encoded by the coding sequence ATGCAGCCGTACATCCTTCCGTACATCGGCTACTTTCAGCTCATATCTTCTGTTGATGTTTTTGTTTTATACGACGAGGTGAAGTACACGAAAAAAGGATGGATTAACAGAAACAGGTTTCTCCTGAACGGAAAGGCGGAGGTTTTCACCGTTCCTTTGGTCAAGGGCTCTGATTCCGCCACGATTAACGAAAAAAGAATCGTGCCGGACTACGACGGCCAGTCCGTGTTGCGACAGCTGGAAGCGGCTTATTCGAGGGCGCCGCATTTCAAGGAAGGGTTCAGCCTCGCCAAAAAATGCCTGGCCCAGGACGAGAAGAATCTCTTCCGCTACTTGAACGAGTCGATCAGGGCGGTTTGCGATTATCTCAACATCGCGACGAAGATAGTCATATCCTCCGAGGTGGAGAGCCATCCCGCGAAGCATGGGCAGGACCGGGTGATCTCTCTCTGCAAGGACTTAAAGGCTACAACCTATATCAACTCGATGGGAGGAGAAGAGCTGTATTCTGGACCGGAGTTCAGGAAAAATGGCATAGACTTGGTGTTCCTCAGCCCAAACATAGCGACTTATTCGCAGTTCCAAGAGCCATTCGCACCGCGCCTCTCCATTATTGATGTGCTCATGTTCCTTTCCCGGGAGACGGTGGCCAACGAGGTGAAAAAGCACGAATTGATCAGCAGCAAGGACGATGACAATAGAGACGGCTAA
- a CDS encoding glycosylase, protein MAIWRKLGRIFKPQDHLGRPWMHAFAQAPSTVLMEDRLRVYFSCRPSPEADGSYVSYTAYVDFDRQDLTRIIGLAETPIMPLGGVGEFDEFGTYPVSVIRVDHEFHAYYGGWTRCESVPFDVAIGKAVSRDNGVTFTKLDRGPVLGPSLHEPFILSGPKIRRYHNEWFLWYIAGRKWLKHNDRMEPVYKIRMARSSDGVTWRRENRDLITNVLEEDEAQASPDVFFKDGLWHMFFCYRYSVDYRGKEKGYRIGYAKSADALNWVRCDENAGIGVSADGWDSEMVSYPHVFELNDSIYMLYLGNQVGREGFGFAVLEDGSL, encoded by the coding sequence ATGGCCATCTGGAGAAAACTAGGCCGGATCTTCAAGCCGCAGGACCATCTCGGTCGCCCGTGGATGCATGCCTTTGCCCAGGCGCCGTCCACCGTCCTCATGGAGGATCGCCTCCGCGTGTATTTCTCTTGCAGACCAAGTCCTGAGGCCGACGGCAGCTACGTCAGCTATACTGCCTACGTGGATTTCGACCGACAGGACCTTACCAGGATCATCGGTCTGGCGGAAACCCCCATCATGCCACTGGGCGGAGTCGGCGAGTTTGACGAATTCGGGACTTATCCGGTTTCGGTCATCAGGGTGGATCATGAATTCCATGCCTATTATGGCGGTTGGACCCGCTGCGAGTCGGTCCCCTTTGATGTCGCCATCGGCAAGGCAGTCAGCCGGGACAATGGAGTCACCTTTACCAAATTAGATCGCGGCCCCGTGCTCGGCCCATCGTTGCACGAGCCTTTCATTCTAAGTGGTCCAAAGATCAGAAGGTATCACAATGAGTGGTTCTTATGGTACATTGCCGGCCGGAAATGGCTCAAACACAATGATCGGATGGAGCCTGTTTATAAAATACGTATGGCGCGTTCGTCCGATGGCGTGACCTGGCGGCGGGAAAACCGGGATTTGATCACCAATGTGCTCGAAGAAGACGAGGCCCAGGCGAGCCCCGACGTTTTCTTCAAAGACGGTCTGTGGCACATGTTCTTCTGTTACCGCTACAGTGTCGACTACCGGGGCAAAGAGAAGGGGTATCGCATAGGCTACGCGAAATCGGCGGACGCGTTGAACTGGGTTCGCTGCGATGAGAACGCGGGGATTGGCGTCTCGGCGGATGGATGGGATTCGGAAATGGTGAGTTACCCGCACGTGTTCGAATTGAACGACAGTATTTATATGCTCTATCTGGGAAATCAGGTTGGGCGCGAGGGCTTCGGCTTCGCCGTTTTGGAGGACGGCTCGCTTTGA